A window of Candidatus Gastranaerophilales bacterium contains these coding sequences:
- the yihA gene encoding ribosome biogenesis GTP-binding protein YihA/YsxC, whose product MKINNAKFITSAPSIKECPDLKLPEFALIGRSNVGKSSFINNLVNRKGLAKTSNKPGKTRLINLFDINEKFIIADLPGYGFAQVSKKMQDDWQRNIEEYLLQRKELVALVQFIDARHPVQKNDHQMSEWIKYNELPYIVVATKIDCIGRSQIQKTIASIKKELQTEVYPFSKASNYYNSAILNVFEEKINSFN is encoded by the coding sequence ATGAAAATCAACAACGCAAAATTTATAACTAGTGCTCCTTCTATCAAAGAATGCCCTGATTTAAAGCTTCCTGAGTTTGCTCTCATCGGACGCTCTAACGTTGGGAAATCTTCTTTTATAAATAATCTTGTCAACAGAAAAGGGCTCGCTAAAACAAGCAACAAGCCTGGAAAAACCAGACTTATTAATCTATTTGATATTAATGAAAAATTCATCATCGCCGATTTACCCGGATATGGCTTCGCTCAAGTATCAAAAAAAATGCAAGACGATTGGCAACGAAACATTGAAGAATATCTTCTCCAAAGAAAAGAACTCGTTGCGTTAGTTCAATTTATTGACGCCAGACATCCCGTTCAAAAAAACGACCACCAAATGTCTGAATGGATTAAATACAACGAACTTCCTTATATTGTCGTTGCAACTAAAATCGACTGCATCGGACGCTCTCAAATACAAAAAACTATTGCTTCCATCAAAAAAGAACTCCAAACTGAAGTTTATCCGTTCTCAAAAGCCTCAAACTATTACAACTCGGCTATCCTTAACGTTTTTGAAGAAAAAATCAATTCATTTAACTAG